TGCACCAAGATTTTTGAAACGATTTTATATACCGTATTGCATAAACTGATGGGTCTAAAGTGATCCACAATTTCAGGACCTAATTGCTTGGGTATGAGAACAATAAGGGTCTAGTTTAAGAAGGCAGGCATCTCATAGGTTTCAAAAATGTCCCTTATCATCTTTTTAATTGATTCACCAACCAGGAGCCAAAACCTCTGGAAGAAACCTGCATGTAGGCCATCAACGCCAGGAGCTTTATAGGGCTTCATAGACTTAAGAGCACACCATATTTCCCCATTGGAAGGAATATGCACTAAAGAATTGGCCTCTTGTTCATTTAGACTAGCACACCAATCAAAACTCCAAGGATGGTCATGGGGCCAATAGCGTTGTTCAGACTAGTAAAGCTTTTGGAAATGAGTTAAGATAACTTCTTTAACTCCATCCAAATTGTGCACCCAATTTCCATTTGCATCTTGGATATTGGTTATCCCATTTCTGCTTCTTCTAGCAAGAGTAGACTGATGGAAGAAAGCTGTGTTCCTTTCTCCAAAAATAATCCAGTTGGTTCTTGATTTCGTGGCCCAAATTTTCTCCTCAATAAGAAGGATTTGGTTGTATTCCTCAGTAACTTGATCTTGGAGGTTAATGAGGAAGGAGTTGGGACAATTGGCAAGGGCTTTTTAAATCCCCAAAAGACGGTTAAggatcttttttttccttaagaaCACATTgccaaaaatttatttattccaTTTCTGAGCTTGATTAGTGAATCTAGCAATAGCAACCTCCAAGTTATCATCCATTCCTGCCTAAGCTCCACGAACCATAGCCGGAAAATCCTTATGACTCAACCACACAGACTGGAATCTAAAAGGCCTATTTGAACCTTGCCCAGTGTTTGGGTTAAGGTTGAGAAGTAAGGGGCAATGATCCGAATTAATCATGGCCAAGTGAGTGACATTTGCTTTAGTGTAATAGGCCCTCCAATCCGGATTTACCCAACACCTATCCAACCTGCACTGAATCAAATTCCCAATCTCTCTTTTATTCGACCAAGTAAATTTGGGACCGaagaaacccaaatccatcATCTGACATGTATCCATGCAATCCAGAATGGCATTAACCCTTCTCTGACTAATGGGATTACCCCCAGACTTTCCTTCTTTTGCAATCACTTCGTTAAAATCCCCCATGATAGCCCAAGGCAAATTATGCAAGGAAGCAGGAATTTTTAAATTATCCCATAGCACACATCTCTCAGCAAATCTAGGGCTAGCATAAATGGCACTAATTAACCAATTTAAAGGTTGAGATCTTACCCGAATGAGAGTGTGGATTTCCTGCTCCGTTGCTGCCAGAACATCCACCTAGACCCGGTCAGATCTCCAGAGCATCCAAATGCCTCCAGCAAATCCAATAGTGTCTACAACTGCACAGCCATTAAAAGGTAAACCCTCTATAATTTCAGTTTCTGTTGCTCCAGACAACCTCGTCTCGGTAATAACCATGAGAATGGGAGCGTCCCAATCAACAAGATCCATAACAGTCTTCCTGAACTCGAGCTTCATTGCACCCCTATAATTCCAGACCAAAATATTCATGATTTTATTTGGACAAGTGGTAGAATCAAACTGGGACAGAGAAGAATCCTCCTCAGTGTCTCTCAACCTCCATGCTTCCAGGAGTTCCATCTTCAACTCTAGTTGCTCCCTGAGCAAGGTGACCGAGTGCTTGATAATCCCCATTGTGCTCTGCGAGGCCTTGATGAGCATTGTTAAGTTGATCACAGGATTTGCGAACTGCATTAACTTCACTTTGTGGAGATTCTCGAGCAATAAGCACTCTATCGGCCTGTTTTGAAGTGTCTTCCTCTCCATGATATCTGTCCGTATCCATTCGGCTTCTGCCTTCGCCAGAGATCTTTCTGAAATTTGCtctgacagtttttagaccccttaaaacacaattggattaaaccttggtaattagccaagttgttacttagtccaattaaacaagtctaggttatcacaataataaagatcaaatcatgcaaagcagcggaaaataaataacacacgatatgatcacccaagaaaccaaactggtaaaaacctgggaaggatttgacctagctatcctcaaggtaaacttgaatccactatcagaaagaatcaaagttcatacaaaaggacttacaagcacccccgctcgacttcctaatgctaccaaccagtagaacttactgacacgaccacgtgcaagctccgaatccacggactccttctttctttggattcccaccagctacaagcacccccgcttgtgtattctttaagctttaatggtagcaactgttttgatcatcaaggtgtagagaatatctcctccttgaaaaccctaagtttgtgtaaaggaaagctcctttagatctcacaagagatttacacaaaccacaatatgagcaacactaaaacgtggctagggtttgccttttatacttaggacaaataagaaaccctaaaaacgttttaaaaacaactagggctgagttggaaaattctgcagaaaagcaatctgcccgatgTTCGATctgtcgagcctaagcttcgatcgatcgagccaggccgaaagccacactactttctgctttacactcgattccaactttacattgacatacaactttgagctagctttaaatacttctaaacacattgttttgatcatggtttgccaacaatacaaattagagttcaaaatacataaagtcctacactttagaacctaacaaactccccctttggcaatccgtgacaaaacacaacttataagctcaaagtttacaaaatgaaaagccctttacaaaataatgctcataaacaaaaattcaatcctaactactatccatcagttgcaagtgtagacagcagctcaattgaatcaacctatatatttcctgaaacactaaacaaaatgcataaccgcatgtgtgacagaaaaacaaaaacagtaaatcAACAAATATGTAATCTAACTCTCCCCTTAAGTTAGATATatcaaaaacaatgttaactccccctaaacagaacattcttgcattttccacacatttcatctaaatctctccccctttttgtcacgcattgacaaagacaactcaaacaaagagttgacagaaaacatacacaacagagtaagagaaaatagagaaagaggggaacacaaaacaattcaactctataggaaatagagacaactccctctatgaacaacaaaggttaaagacaagcttctccccctataaaaataggaaaaacaaaacaagttttgggaaaaacagttttgaggaaaaataaaggggttggggataaagaaaaagacacaaaccaagtttaaaaaaaaccaagttgaggatacacatgaagaaaaatattctctcttcaataaaatgcaaacatgacattatgtgacccataaacagttgcctgagttgagaaaatatttgcacattgactATCGaccatatctcttaagaaaataattttctacaattcacacataaaaaaggCATAGACTAGAAAGTACatagctcaaaaattaatcaatcaattttttgatcaagttgagtacccaatgtagcaaagtgtatgcatgttatgtgtgaaaacaatgagagatatgactgcaaaactgcaagatggatacaaaaacaatgcaatgcatgtgaatcctaaacacaaatgatgcatgaaaaaaaattttggtcaaaaacatagaaactgaaaatttttcaggttcaatcgatcgaacATCAATCGAGTCAGGCAGacttaaaccaaaaattttaatcgcaatttcgattgatcgaaaaacaggttcgatcgatcgaaaatttggaaaaatcagatttttgaaaaacagagcattttaatgcagaaactcctcaaagcacattgttttatataaaaaaaatgcatgagtatgagacgaaaagcttttcaaaaaaaacacttgaattcaacccaaatcttccaaaatcaagattttcaatcaatttgtcctcaaagcgcaaacattaaacacattttgcattaaaatcaaggaactttaatcttggatggccacaacaagatcacacacaatataatgtaccaagtttaacaaagagtaacttgtgtagtgtgtgcaactagcaaaaacttgagatacatgtgaggtgatatgtaaatagtaatcaatcacaaagtctacaaaattcatcacatagaatttaaaagagactatcacctaaagagttacatcatataactcccacatctcctagatcataagcttgcaatcatgtaagtttcttgtatttatgcctcataatatacataccaattttaagtcatgtgagtttggcatcaagcctaatagtacacaccaattttaagtatttagCAATTTAAActgaggcttcaccttatgttctttttgtgcatgtgctacactttctcgagcacaaaatcttatgatatgcactaaggtgttcatgattggctagtgaacagtggtgagatggttatttatgcctttctccaaaagttcaagtccaacatttaaaaacatgtgacttcaagattatgACATAGTAATAAAACACCAtcaacatctttcccacacaacatgcactacaaagcttcaactagtaaagtgcaataaataagctcatcaaagctaaacaaggtacataaacttgttatgtaaagataatatggccaatccttgattataaatccaagatgtgaaatacaaaatacaaaaatctttttggttttaaaaaaatttatgaccaaaaacaaaaagcacacattatgctaaatgaacaatgcaaatgcaatgcatgacagtgcttaactaagctatagagggtacacaaacaagaaatatcaatttcttaattaacccatgagtacatgtacaaactagtacatactcacacagAATtagaaatagcttagcacttatagAACACGTACTATTCAAATTtttccacaatgtcaagcatgttctaaaccaagagagatatcataattcatgtaatcctcaagaaaaataaaacaagactcaaaataaaatatttttgtctttttgaaaatttttcaatgtttttggatttttttttttttttttaaaaaacaacctaaaaaacaaGACAACCAAAAACAGAATCAAgacatgtccacaaacaattgaaagaattaaatcagggacaagtcagcaacactcaccttagagaatcttttctcacccatctagcacgagtcttcggctttgtaggtgaaaatccatgagaagtAGAGTgaatttgagggattacaccaatcttctgagaaagactaaaatcctgcaaattcctttcacaagccaacaagctcaaatttttcaaaagaatatgaaaccatttatatggacttatggcaggagaaatatcatcacaaatcctagactgaaatatagaatgcttaaatttcagtttatgacaattaggacgaatgtggccggagacaccacaaaagtgacaaacaggaacaaatttaggaacattaGTATTTCCAACAACAagtctagtctcagattttggtttttgcctcaacaaagaacaatttggtctaataaccaacaacaccacaaaggtgacaagtaggcacaaaaacagatttattatgctctctaacaataggtttagacataggtttagaaacatCAACGttaacatcagaacttttacctttgtctaacctagcaaaataagccttttctttattattcctcttgaaatgagggatataaactttctcagttttaggcttaagagaaacagaaacacttttgttatcaacagcaggcttggtactagtcaaattttcaattttggtcctagattcaactaactcttgttccaagtttttcatcttctcatcttgagaggaaatttgatttctcaaaaattcattctttttattagattcatctaatctaacaaccaaaTCGCAGACCTCTTTATTTAATGGTCACCAAAAACGGTGTCCAAATTAGAAGAGCATTAGTAGACACAGGGTTATCACTCAATCTCATAGCCTTAAGTACACTAGAGGCCATGGGCCTGACTGACAAGAGGATCCTGGGAGCTCCCATGGAGATAATAGGATTTGGAGGGTTAGCAGAATCAACTAAGGGATATGTGCAGTTGGCCTTAAGGGTAGGCCTAATAGTAGGCCTGACCAGATTTCATGTGATTAACTCAGAGGTTTCTTACCCTATTCTATTGGGACACCCATGGCTCCACAAGCATTGCCTTATTCCCTCCACGTACCATCAATGTGTTAAAGAAAGATTGAATGGGAGGCCtgtaaggatccctgccaacccGAACCCTTTCAGCCAAGGAGAAGTGAAATTTATGGAAACAATGTGTTATGAGGAGTTAGAACTGGATGACGAGAGCCCCATGCTGGGACCCTAGAAGCACCTGTcttggaagaagaaaaaggagaggggTGCCCATGACCTGAGGAACCTTTTGGATAGAAAGAGGCAAAAGAAAGAGACCAGCTCATCAGGATCCTGGGAATGCGTGGTAGTATGAGAACTCGGAGGAAGGTTAATTAATCATTTATGAAGGTGCACAGGGCCTGAATGCATCATGCAAGAAGGTCCTGGGCCACCGGATTGCATGATGGCTCAAGAAGAAATCTTAAAGGACCCAGTCAAGGAAGCAAAAATCCAGCCCGGGAAGGAATTAGAAGAGATAAAACTGGGGGCTGAGCTGGGATCCCAGAAGCCTGTCCTTATTAGCAGTCAGTTGATAGCACAAGAAAAGGAGCAGTTAATGGCATTACTCAAGAAATATGTGGATGTATTCGCATGGAtgtatgatgagatgcctggtatGGATCCAGGACTGGTGGTCCATTCTCTCAATGTAGACCCGGGAGTCAAGCCAGTAGTTCAGCCAGCCAGGGTCTTTCACACTGATTTAGAAGCTCAAATAACTCAGGAAGTCAAGAAGCTGCTAGCAGGTGGTTTTATCAAGCCCATCCAGCACCCTAAATGGCTTTCCAATGTAGTAACCGTGAAGAAATAGAAAGGCCAAATTCGATATTGTGTGAATTTTTGCAATCTAAACAAAGCATGTCCAAAAGATGAGTTCCCCCTGCCTAACGTTGACCTCCTTATGGATTCAACTATGGAAAACTCcatgttttcatttatggatAGATGTAGTGGGTATAACCAACAATGTATGCACCCCTTTCACCAATTTTGTGGTggtagtaaccatggatcacTGGTCTTCACTAGATTCAAGTACCCAATGGCGAACTCACCAACTCATAGCCCAAAGTCATTGGATCATTTCCTATTTACTATAATAGACAAACCATGCTGCTTGGACCAACGCAATGTTCATTAGattacaagttgggaggtgtaacgtcctagctatgggaaacaatgaaacaacaaacccaccctacaACATAATGACTTAGAACTTATCCTTAGGTCAGTCCCggttaaaattgcattgcatgttgtgtgtgtttgttttgattgaCTGATGGATGTGGATGGGGTCTTAGCTTTGACTAACCCAACCAAGCCTGTCATTAAGGGAGAATCTAGTCATGATTTGAAGGAAGGCTACAATGAGAACTAAAGCCCGGCACTTAAGCCAGTAGCTCCAACTCCAACCCTATCACTCCCATCACAATACTGAAGCCTTCAAGTATAGAAGAAACTCCACTGCTACAACATCACAACCCCATCTTTGACCTCCAAGACAATTCAAGATCATTTTCCTAAATATATAGATTCCCAAGATGAGAGCTTACTATCAGACTGATGGTCAAGAAGGTGGATTTTCAGGTCCTTAATATAGCTTCATGCTTTAATATGCTCCTTAGGCAACCATGGATCCATGACACAAAAGCTGTGCCTTCTTCCCTATATCAAAAGGTTCGTTTTCCACATGAAGGGGCTATTGTGACCATCTATAGAGATACTTTGATTGTGCCTAAACCCGTTTATGGCATTGATTCTAAGAAGGAGCCATTGACCTTGGATGGCTTTGAGATCGAGAAGCTTGGCTtcgaaaagagagaagaagaagaagttgaaaagATCCCAATGGACTTTACTCCTTATGGTAACAGCAATGTCGTAGCAATGATAAGAAGGAGGAACTACCTTCCTAGGATGAATCTAGGGAGAGCTGTGAAGAAACCAACCGTTCAAGACTTGGCAATTCCTACTACCACACCACCTTTTGGGCTAGGCTATAAGACCACTGATGATGATTTGTTAGAGATGGAAATGAGAAAGATGGCCTGAGCCAAAGCCAAAGCAAAAGGACTCCCTTATCCTCTAAAACTTCTGAAGCCTTACACTCCTCCTACACTGAATGGGAAgtttgtaaaagctggagaaagTCAACGTTATTGGGGATTCCTAGAACCAAAATTTGATcctataacaaataaaatggtGCCCGGTTTCGAGATACTACTCGATTGTCACAATAACGATCCAGAATTGAAGAAGGAAGATACAACTCGGGTCCCTATTGATTGGGCTGATCACATGGATCCTTATGTCATGACTACGCTCCTTGGAGATCATATCTACcacatagaagaagaagaatattggGAGGCTTGCCAGCATACATTGAAGAGACTGTATGAACTAAGAGCTaatgatgaagatgaggaagggGGAGCAGCCCTTAGTGATTATGAAGATGGAAGTGAAGACAAGAGTGATAGTAGTAGTGATAACAGCAACAATGATAATGGACATGGTGATGATGATAGTAGCACCAATGGTGATGACAACAGTAACGGAAGTTATGATAGCCCATACAGCGGGGATGATTGGGGTGAACCCCCTAATCATAAAGAAGATGAAGACACAGGCCTATTCTATGAGGAATATGACAGCGATGTTGACTACTATGATCAAGATATTAAAGATGACACTGAAACAAACAGGTGGAGCGATACTAATAGTAATCAATATAGGTTGATAAATGTGTTAGAGGATGCAAGAGAGGAAAATGCACAAGCCAACTAGATGCATCATAAAGAATATCCCTATGGGCATCTTTCAGATTGGAGTGATGTCACCAATGTCAGCTTAAGGTTTGGCCCTAGGTATGACAACCATGGAAGATAGGTTCTAGAATTGGGGTTGTATTATGAGTCAGAACCAAGTACACTAACCTTACATACTATAGGGGATGATGACATAGATGCCAGGCTAGCTGCTTTAAACCAAAAACTAATGGTCCACAGTCTCAGAATCATGACACTTGAGAATGCTGAATATAATGGGGAGAGAATGGAAGGAAATGAGCCAGAGCTTCTCCCTCAACCCATTGATTTGGGCAACAGAGACAAGGATGAGCTATTTGATGAATGGATGGATGGCATAGAGTGCCTGGATGCTCTTGTGATCAACAAGCCCATAGATATggaggttgaagaagaagctacAGATTATATGGATGTAGATCCCACGGTACTAATGTTGAGGGAAGAAGAAGCTTACTGGGAGCTACCTACCATTATGGAAGCCAAGACCGAGTTGAAGAACTGGGTATGGAAGGGAGCCGCCCACCCTATGGAGGACTCCGTGAGGAAAATCAAGACCATCAAGTCAATCACTTTCGCCAAAAAGATCAAGAACACCGAACCAGTCTCTCCTGCCAAAAACATTGTTTCCGTTCCTATTGAGTCTATTTCTGCTAATGTTTCTATTCCTGTTAAGTCATTTTGTGATAGTTTTCCTGTTAAGTACATTGAGTCTGTTAAAaactttttcccttttaatataACTTCTGATTCTGCTTATTTGCTGGcgttgaatgtttttatttctaaaattggTAAAGAAACTCTTAATAATAAGGACTTAAAACATGGATACCTAGaacctataaaagaagaaaccaaacccattaaCCTGGGAACTAATGATGAACCCAAAATGATCCAAGTTGGCAACACCCTAACTGCCTTAGAGAAAGATGCATTAGTGGCACTGCTGACAGAGTTCAAAGATATCTTTGCCTGGTCATTTGAAGACATGCCTGGGATTGATACAGATATAGTACAACACTGCATTCCAACAGATCCAACCATGAAGCCAGTCAAGCAGAAGTTGATAAGAATGAAGCTAGAATGGACTCtcaaatcaaagaagaagtagaaaaacAGTACAATGTAGGATTCCTGAGAGTGGTTAACTATCCAGAATGGTTAGCTAATGTGGTTCTGGTACCAAAAAAGGATGGGAAGGTTagaatgtgtgtagattttTGAGACCTAAATAAGGCCAGCCCAAAAGATGACTTTCCATTGCCTCACATTGACGTCCTGGTTGACAACATAGCGGGGCATGCGCTACtctcatttatggatggattTTCAAGATACAATTAGATTAAGATGGCTCCAAAAGATATGGAGAAGACTTCCTTCATTACACCATAAGGAACATAttgctacaaggtcatgccatttggccttaagAATGCTGGTGCTACTTACCAACAAACAGCCACCACTTTACTGCATAATTAGATCCAGAAAGAAGTaaaagtttatgttgatgatatgatagtAAAGTCCAAAGACCGTGAAGGGCATATACTAGCTTTGAGGAAGTTCTTTGAGAGAATCTGGTTCTATAAGTTGCGGTTGCATCCGAAGTTCACTTTTGGAGTCACATTCGGAAAATTTTTAAGGTTTATCATAAGCTAGAAGGGAATAGAAGTTGATCCTGAAAAAATTAAGGCAATCGTAGAAATGAAGCCTCCAAAGACTAAAAAGGAGATCGAAGGATTTTTTAGGAGGATACAATACATCAGCAGGTTCATAGCTCAACTCACTATGACATGTGAACCAATCTTTTGACTGCTCATGAAAGAGGTCCCAACCGTGTGGAACAAATAATGCCAAGAAGCCTTTGAGAAGATCAAAATTTATCTAATGAAACCACCAATACTTGTTCCACCAGCTCTTGAAAAGCCATTGTTGTTATACCTCACCACTACAAATACAGTGATGGGGGTTTTACTTGCTCAATACTTAGAGAAGACTAGAAAGGAGAATGCCATATACTACATCAGCAAGAAGAGGATTCCTTATAAAGAGAAGTATTCACCATTAGAAAAGACATGTGTGGCACTCGTATGGGCAACCCGTAAACTTAGACATTATGTGCTAGCTTTCAAGGTTTTGTTGATTGCAAGAATAGATCCTTTGAAGTATTTAATGGAAAAACCTGTGCAAGATGGGAAGATTGCTaaatgggtttttcttttgttagaaTTCGATATCAAGTATGTgactaaaaaatttgtaaagggGAGGGCAATTGCTGATCACCTAGCCCATTGTTCACCAAAAGAAGCTGAAGAGATTCAAGGAGACTTTTCGGATGAAGACATCATGGAGATTGAAGTAGAATCATGAAAGATGTATTTTGATGGAGCAACAAATCAAAATGGAAGTGGAATTGGAGTtctcttaatttctccaaaagggGCACACATCCCATTTTCTAGCAAACTCAACTTCCCTGCCTCCAACAATGTCACAGAATATGAAGCTTGCATCATGGGCCTACAAGCAACCTCAGGCCTAGGAGTGAAGGAGTTGGAGGTGTATGGAGACTTAGCTCTAATAATCTCTCAGGTATAGAATAAATGGAAGATAAAAGAAGAGAGGCTTATGCCTTATCATCAATGTCTCCAGAAGTAGTCATCAAAATTCAGCGAGATCCAATATCAGTATATGTCGAGGATGCTGAATCAAATTGCAAATGCTTTAGCAACCATGAAACCCATGATGGATGGGtcaaaagaagatgaagctaGATCGATAGTGttggaacaaaaagaagaaccaGTTTACTGCATATCaatagaagaagatgaaggaaaggATGGGGAAGGCGAATGGTATTCAGACATTCTACAATACCTCAAGGATGGAACATACCCGGAGTCTGTAGACAAGAATGATTAGTTAACCATCCGAAGGTTGTccactaattatattatttgtggTGAAAGGCTTTACCGAAAATCATATGATGAAATTCATCTCCTCTATGTAACTACCAAGGAAGCACAACAGATAATTGAAGAGGTTCATGAGTCAAGTTATGGGCCACATATGAACGCATATATGCTATCAAGGAAGATAATGAGACAGGGTTACTACTAGACCACTATGGAAGCCAACTGTGCGGCTCATATTCGAAGATGCCATCAATGCCAAGTCTATGGAGATCTAAAGCACATGCTACCCATGCCATTACGTACCATGACATCACCTTGGCCATTTTCTACATGGGGAATAGACATTATTAGGAAGATCCACCCTACAGCATCCAATGGCCATGAATTTATACTTGTAGCCATTGATTACTTTACTAAATGGATAGAAGCTGCCTCATACAAAGCTTTGAATTCAAAGAAAGTGGCTCAATTCATTCAGACCAATATCATCTGTAGATACGGGGTACTGCATGAAATTATCTCTAACAATGGGCAGCATTTTAAAGGAGAAACAGAAAAGTTGCTACGATAATTCAACATTCGGTACCACAAGTCTTTACCTTATCATCCTTAGACCAATGGAACAGTTGAGGCTGCTAATAAAAACATTGGGCGAATCTTGAAGAAGAGCACAAAGAACTACAAGAACTGTCACCTATAATTGCCTTTTGCACTTTGGGGGTATAAAACATTGATACGATCTTCCACAGGAGCCACTTCTTATTCATTGGTGTATGGGATGGAAGCAGTCCTTCCCATCGAGATGGGTGTCCGATCACTAAGGACAGTATTGGAAAGTGAAATCTCTGAAGCAGATTGGTTGTAAAGTTGATATGATCAGTTATGCATTCTAGATGAGA
This genomic stretch from Quercus robur chromosome 4, dhQueRobu3.1, whole genome shotgun sequence harbors:
- the LOC126722003 gene encoding uncharacterized protein LOC126722003; this translates as MGDFNEVIAKEGKSGGNPISQRRVNAILDCMDTCQMMDLGFFGPKFTWSNKREIGNLIQCRLDRCWVNPDWRAYYTKANVTHLAMINSDHCPLLLNLNPNTGQGSNRPFRFQSVWLSHKDFPAMVRGA